Within Sorangiineae bacterium MSr11367, the genomic segment CGGATTTCGAGCGCGTGGCCCGGTACCACCAGCAGATGGAGAGGGTAGCCCGTGGCCTGCCGCGAACGAACGGCCGCCTTCCAACGGCCGCCGCCCTTGTTGGCGAGCGATGCGTCGCCGCCCGGATAGGAATCGACGACCAAGATGCTCTCGAAGAGACGCGCATCCCTGGGTATCTCGCTTAGCCGTTGGATGCGTACGAGTGGGAGCTCGGCTCGTTCTTGAACCTCGGCCATCGATCGATGGACGTCGCGAATCAGCTCGTCGACCCGACGATGGCGAGAGAGGTCGACGCGCAGGGGAACGGTCGCCAAGAAATTGCCGAGGATGTTTTCGACGTCGGCGAGATCCGGCGGGCGTCCCGAAACGACCGTGCCGAAGATCACGTCGTCGCGATCGCCGTAGCGGGCCAGGAGCACGGCGAATGCGGCCTGAACGATCGCGCTCGAGGTGACCCGAAGCCGCCGAGCCAGCTCGTCGAGGCCCGTCGTTTCGGATTCCGAGACGTGGAGCGTGTGCTCGTCGTAATGCCCCGAGCCGCCCGCACCGAGGTCGCCGGGTACGGCGGTGGGGGTGGTGTAGCCCGCGAGGTTCGCCTTCCAGAAGGCTTCGCGCGCGTGGAGATCGCGACGGCCGAGGAGTCTCAAGAAATCGCGAAATGCAGCGCCCGAAGGAGTCGCGGATGGCGCCGTGGCGCGGTAGCAGGCATCGAGCTCGTCGAGGAGCAGCGGCACCGACCATCCGTCGAGCAAGAGATGGTGGTAGCTCACGAGCAGGTGATACTGCTCGGGCCCCAGCCGAAAGAGAAACAGGCGCAGCGGCGGCGCCTGGTCGAGCACGAACCCGCGCTTCTGTTCACGACGAACGTGCCGCTCGATCACCGCCTCCTGTTCGGCCGAATCCAGCGCACCGAGATCATCGTACTCCCACGGTGGATCGAACTGGGCATGGACGACGTGCAGCGGCGTCTGCAAATTCTTCCAAGCGAAGGACGTCCGTAGAACCCCGTGACGGCTCACCACGCGCCGGAAGGCGTCGCGCATCCGGGACGGATCGATGGCTTCGTGCATCGAGCAGCTGATCTGCTCGAGGTACTCGCTCGCCTCGGGGTTCTGAAGCGTGTGAAAGAGCATCCCTTGTTGAAGAGGGGTCAGCGGATAGAGATCCTCGGGGGCGCCATGCTCCTCGACGAGGATGTCCAAGGAGCGTGGTGGAATGTTCGCCAACGGATATTCGGAGGGGGTGCACCGCGCTGTTGCGGCGGTTCGACCTTGAGCGAGGAGCGCGCGCAGGGCGTCGAGAAAATCTGCCGCCACGCGTTCGATGGTCGAGCGTGCATGCAAATTCTCGCTGAAGGTAAAGGAGACGGTGAGCTCCCCGTTCAAGACGAGCCCCTCGACCTCGAGCACGTGGTGTCGGTGCCCTTTCACCGAATAGAGCGGGCCGACGGATTCGGCCTTCATCCGCAAAAGGCCGCCTTCGAGCGAGAGGCCAGCATCCAGGGTGCCGAGGTAGTTGAAGCTCACGTCGGGCGCGCGCTCGGGGTGAACGCGGCGGCCTGCGAGGTACCTTGCGGCGCCGAAGGCCACGCCGCGGTGCGGGACGCGTCGGAGCTGGTTCTTGACCGTGTCGAGGCGGTCCTCGCCAGTGAGCTCGAAATGGACCGGGAAGAGGCTGGTGAGCCAGCCCACCGTGCGCGAGAAATCGGCGTCGTCGAAGAGCTCTTCGCGACCGTGGCTCTCCATGTCGATCCAATGCGAGGCGCGACCGAGCCATGTCTGGAGTGCAGTGAGGAGCGCTGCGAGCAACAATTCGTCTGGCCGCGCGCGAAGAGCCTTGGGGAGCTCCTTCGAGAACTCGTGCGTCTCGTTCGGCGTCAACTTGACCGCCACGACGCGCGCAGAGGCCACATCGTTCACGCCGGCCGGTGTGCCGGGATCGCGAGGTAGCGGCTGCGGGGGGGCGCCGTCCTTGGGGTCATCCCAGAGATCCGTCTCCAGGACACCGCTCTCGGACGCGTCCTTCAGCCAGCGTGCGTATCGGCCCACCGTCGTGCTGCGGGCGGGCAAGTCGAGTGTGTCGCCCTCGAGGAGCTGCTCGAGGACGAGCTCCAGGTCTTCGACCAGAATGCGCCAGGAGACGGCATCGATGATCAAGTGGTGCGCGACGAGAAGGAGCTCGCCGTCGCGATCCTCACCCGCGTGCAAGAAAGCCGCCGCAAGGAGCGGACCGCGTTGGAGATCGAGCGACGCGTGCACATCGCCGGCAATCCGATCGAGCTCACCTTCGGCAAGGGGGTGGACGGCGAGCGGAACGTGCACATCGGAGGCAATCTCGGCGTGCCACTGACCGTCGCGCGGGATGAACCGCGTTCGGAGTGCGGGGTGGTTCCCGCAGATGGCGTCGAGCGCCAGCTCGATCTCCGCAGGGCGAATGCCCGCGCGGACGCCGAGAAGGACGGACATGTTCCAGTGATGCGCGTCCGCGAAGTGCTGTTCGAAGAACCACTGCTGAATGGGGAAGAGCGGCGCGGGTCCTTGCCCCTCGGTGGATTGCGCATCGATGATTTCGCTGCGCTCGATGGCCGACGACAGCTCGCGCAAGGTGGGATGCTCGGTGATGTGCCGCGCTCTGAGCCGGACGCCTCTGGCTCGTGCGTGGGAGACCACCTGCATCGCCTGGATGGAGTCCCCCCCGAGATCGAAAAAGTTGTCGCCGGGCCCGACGTGGGGGACGCCAAGTACCTCGCGAAAGGCTTGAGACAAGATGCGCTCGACCCGAGAAAGCGGCTGCGCGGTGAGCTCGGATGCTGCGCTCGGGCCCAGTAAAGGCGCGGGTAGCGCGCGTCGATCCAACTTGCCCGCGGGGGTCAATGGGAGATTCGGCAGCCCGACGAAGGCCGACGGGACGAGCGCCTTGGGCAGGTAGCGTTCGAGGTGAGCGCGGAGCTCCTCGGGCGAGGGCGGAGGGGCATCGCGTGCAACCACGTAGGCGATCAGCGCGCTGTGTCCCGCCGGTGTCTTTCGGCCGAGGACGACCGCCTCCGCGATTCGGGGGTGCTCGCGCAACGCGCGCTCGATCTCCGCGGGTTCGATTCGATATCCGCGGACCTTCAGCTGCTCGTCGATGCGCCCGAGAAATGTGAAGGCCCCGTTTGCGAGCTGGCGAACGCGATCTCCGGTGCGATACATTCGGTCGCCGGGCACGAACGGATCGGCGAGGAACCGCTCCGCCGTGAGGGCGGGGCGCCCGAGGTAGCCGCGCGCAACGGCTTCGCCCGCGATGCAAAGCTCACCGATGACCGTTCGCGGAACCGGTTTCTGCTCGGCGTCGAGCACGTAAGCGCGCACATTGGCGATCGCATGACCGATGGGCACCTCGGCGCCGTCCCACGCTCCCGGCTCGAAGCGATGCAGCAGCGACGTGATGGTCGCCTCCGTGGGGCCGTACGCATTGATCAAAGGGACGCGGCCATGGCGACACCAGGTGGCAACCCGCTCGGGGGCTGCTGCTTCGCCGCCGATGATGACCAGCCGCACCGTGGCAGGGACGCGGAGGCGGCCCTCGTGTGCCGTGTCGACCCATCCATTCCAGAATGCCGTAGGCACGTTGAGCACCGTGAGGCGCTCGCGCCGGACGAAGCGCAGAAACGTGTCGAGATCGGAGAGCGTGTCCTCATCGCGGAAGACGACACGTGCCCCGGCGGCCCAACTGGGAACCATCTCCTCCAGCGCAACGTCGAAGATCGGGGTCGCTTGCTGCAGAACACGATCGGCGGACGAGAGCGCGTAGGTCTCGGCGATGGCCTGTGCGTGGTTGAGGAGCGCCGCGTGCGAGACGACGACGCCTTTCGGCTGACCCGTGGAGCCCGAGGTGTAGATGACGTAGGCCGCGTTGGCGCGTGTTCTGCCCCGTTCCTCGACGCGAAGCTCGGTCTCGGGCGGCGGGGTCGGGCCGCGCAAGACGCAACAGGCGCGGGAATCCGCCAGCATGAAGTCGATGCGCTCCTGCGGTAAGGAGAGGTCGAGCGGGAGCGCGATGGCGCCCGCTCGAAGGACGCCCCAGAGCGCGATGGCGAGGTCGGGGCCGCGCTCGATGGCCAGCCCGACGACGGACTCCGCCCCGATTCCGGCTTCGCGGAGGCTCACGGAAAGCTCGTCGCCGCGGCGGCAAAACTCGGCGTACGTCAGCGTCTCCGTCCGCGAGGAGGCGGCGATGGCATCGGGCGAACGCATGGCTTGCCGTCGCCAGAGATCGACGATGTTCTCGGCGGCCGCGAAAGGGCAAACGGAAACCGACGGGGCAAAGGCATGCGTCGAACGGCCGGTGAGCGGTAGGGTGCTCACCGCGTGGTTTGGCGCGCGCACGGCCGACTCGAGGACGGACACGTACGCGTCCATCAGTGCTTCGACGGTCTCCTGATCGAAGCGGTCCGTATCGAATTCGGTCGCAAGACGCAGGCCGTCGCGGCTTTCGCCGACCGAGATGCTGAGGTCGACGGTCGCCATTCCATCGTCGACATGGATTGGTGAAAGCGAGAGATCGCCCAGGGTCGTAGCGTTCAGCGGGCTATTGTCGAAGATGAATGCGACGTTGAACAGCTGCGAACTGGCGTTGCCGGCGCCCGAGCCAAGGGCCTCCACGAGGCGCTCGAAGGGCAGGTCCTGATGCTCGAAAGCTTGCGCCAACGTTTGCGCGGTCCGTTGAACGAGCTCGAGGAACGTCGGATTGTCGCGAAGGTCCGTGCGCAAGACGAGAAGGTTCACGAAGCAGCCGATGAGCGGCTCGAGCTCCAGGTGATCGCGCGCCGCGGCGGCCGTACCGACCACGACATCGTCCGCGCCGGTAACGCGAAACAACATCGCTTTGAATCCGGCTAGCAGCATATTGAAGAGCGTCGTCTGCGCCCTTGCCGCCATGGCGCGAAGCGCCGGAAGCAGAGGGCCGGGCAGTTCGCGCAGAATCGTCTTACCCTGAAACCGCCGCTCTTTGGGGGCGCTGCGATCGAAAGGGAGCGGCATGTGGAACGATGCCCCGGCGAGCCTGGCCGTCCAGTGCGCGAGCAGTTCCTGGATGCGGGCGGGTGAAAGCGTGCGCCGTTGCCAAGCCGCAAAATCGGCATATTGGATCGCGAGCGGTGGCAGATGCAGCGGTTTCCGTGCGACCGCACTTTCGTAGCCGACGACCAGCTCGTTGAGCAGTACCGCCGCGGACCACCCATCGGAGACGATGTGATGAAGCGTGACGAGAAGTCGATGCTCGTCCGGCGCGAGCGTCACCACGAGCGCGCGAACGAGTGGCCCGCCCGCGAGATCGAATGGCCGCCGCGCTTCTTCCGCCAGACGCGCGGCCGCAGCAAGGGTGCGCCCGGTTGCGGGCAGCGATTCGAGACTTTCATGCGCGAAGGGAATGACGACTTCGCGGCAAAACGCGGCGACGGGTTTTCCGCCGACATTGCGGAAGGTGCAGCGGAGGTTCTCGTGGCGCACGACAATGCGCGCCAAAGCGCCATGCAACGCCTCGACGTCGAGCGGGCCATGAATCGCGGCCGCTGCCTTGATATGATAAAGCGGACTTCCCGGCGCGATTTGATCGATGAACCAAAAGCGCTCTTGCGCATACGAGACGCTTGGCTCGTCGGGCCCTCGGCGCGAAATGACGGTTTTGACCGGCTTTGTGCTTTTCTCTTTCAGTTGCTCGAGCAGCGCTCGTCGTTTGTCGGGGGAGAGTGCCGCAATTCGCTCTTTAAGAGCCTGTCGGTCATCGGCCATCTTCAATTGTTCGACACGCTAGCAGATGGAAAACGGATCGCTATGCCCATTCTCGTATAGAACATCGCTACACATGAATGACCACAAGCCCGTGCAGGACTCGGCGGCTCGGCGCGCACTGCTCGAGCGTCGTTTGAAGGGCAAGGCGCCCGCCGTCGCATCGATCCGTATCTCGCGTGGCGAATCAACGGAGCCCGCGCCTCTATCGTTTGCGCAGCAAGGACTGTGGTTTCTCGAGCAGCTCGAGCCGGGCAGGCCGACGTACAATATTGCCGATTTCTTGCGCGTACACGGAAAACTGGACGCCCTGGCGTTCGAACGAGCGCTCATGCAGGTCGTCGGCCGTCACGACATTCTCCGAACGGCGCTGGTGACCGAGAACGGAACGGCGTCGCAGAAGGTCCTTCCCCACGTCCATTTGCCGTTCGAGCGCATCGACCTACGAGGGATCGCGCGCGAACAGCGCGAGGTTGCCATGCGCGAGCGTGCTCTCGAGCATGCCCGCGAGCCGTTCGATCTCGCGCGCCCGCCGCTCTTGCGCGCGGCGTTGGTGACGCTCGATGAATCCGATTACGTGATTCTATTGACGGCGCATCATATCGTCACCGATGGATGGTCGACCGGTGTATTGGTCCAGGAGATCGTCGCGTTGTATTCGGCCGCGCTGGAGGGGCAGGAGCTTCGATTGCCTCCATTGCAATTGCAATATGCCGATTACGCACGATGGCAGCGCGCGCCAGAGCGCGAACGAGTCTACGAGGAGCAACTCACCTATTGGCGTCAGCAGCTCTCGGGTGCACCCGCGGTGCTGGAACTCCCCACGGATCGCCCGCGCCCGCCGGCGCAGTCGGCCGCTGGAGCCATGCATGACATTGCGATTCCCGTCGACCTGTCGGATCGTTTGCGCGCGCTGGCGCGGCGAGAAGGGGCCACGCTGTTCATGGTTTTGCTGGCCGCGTGGAAGGCATTCCTTGCGCACGTGTCCGGCCAGGAAGACATCGTCGTCGGTACGCCCGTCGCCGGGCGTACGCACCGCGAATTGGAGAGCTTGATTGGCTTCTTCGTGAATACGCTGCCGCTGCGGACCGCGGTCTCGGGCGATATCGGCTTTCGCCAGTTGGTGTCGCGCGTTCGCGAGACGGCGCTCGGAGCCTATGCGCATCAGGACATTCCGTTCGAGCGCCTCGTCGAAGCGCTTCGACCCGAGCGTGCGCTCCGCCATACGCCGATCTTTCAAGTGCTCTTCGTCTTGCAGAACGCTCCGCTCCGGGGCCTAGCCTTGCCGGGGGCGTCGCTCGATCCTCTGCTGATCCACAACGGTGCCGCACATTTCGATCTGGTGCTCTCGCTCGACGACGCAGAGCCCGCGGTGCGCGGATCGCTCGAGTATGCGACCGAGCTGTTCGACGGGGAAACGATCGCGCACATGGTGGCGCAATTTCAGCGTTTGCTCGGGGCTGTCGTCGAGGCGCCGGACACGCCGCTCTCGCAACTGGATCTCCTCGATGCAGCCCAGCGCCATCGCCTTCTCGTGGAATGGGCGGGAGAGCGATTCGGGCCGCAGCCGCATTCGACCGTGGTGGCTTGGGTGGAGTCGACCGTCCAGCGTGCACCCGATGCCGTGGCGGCACGCCTGGGCGGGGAGACCCTGACCTACCGCGAGCTCCACGCGAGAGCGCACGGGCTGGCGGAGATCTTGGCCGCGCGAGGTGTGGGGCCCGACGTTGTCGTCGGGTTGGTCGTCGAGCGCTCCTTCGAGATGCTGATTGGGATGCTCGCGATCCTCCGTGCAGGTGGAGCGTATCTGCCGATCGACTCCACGTATCCCACGGCCCGAATTCGCTTCATGCTCGAAGAGACGCGCGCGCCGGTGGTCCTTGCCAGCTCGGAGGTGGCGGGCGCTGTTCCATCGGAATGGCATGACCGGTTGCTCCGCTTGGACGGGTCGTTCCTCGATGCCGCGCGCGGTGCAGTCCTCGGGCCGAAGGCGGCGAACCTCGCGTACGTCATGTACACGTCGGGATCCACCGGCCAGCCGAAAGGCGTGGCCCTGTCGCACGGGGCCCTCTGCAACCTGCTCGCGTGGCAGACGCGGACGTCGATGGCCAGCGCGGGGACTCGAACGCTGCAGTTCGCGTCTCCTTCGTTCGACGTTTCGTTTCAGGAGATCTTCTCCACGTGGGCGACGGCGGGAACCCTGGTGCTCGTCACCGAGGAACAGCGGACCGACGCGGTCGCGCTCCACGAACTCCTGGAAAGCGAACAGGTCGAGCGCCTCTTCGTCCCAGTGGTCGCGCTGCGGCATTTGGCGCAGGTCGCGCGGGGCCTTGCTCGCGCCCTCGTGCTCCGTGAGATCATCTGTGCCGGTGAACAGCTGCGCGTCACCGACGAGATGCGCGAGTTCCTGCATCGGGTGCCCGGCTGCCGGCTGCTCAATCATTACGGCCCCACCGAGACCCATGTCGCGACGTGGTGGGAGCAGTCCGGCTCGGTCGATGACATTTCCGCCGTTCCGCCCATCGGCCGCGCTCTGCATGACACCTCGGTGTACTTGCTCGATCGCCACCTGAAACTGGTCGGTGTCGGCGTGCCGGGAGAGGTCTACCTTTCCGGTCCTGGCCTGGCACGTGGCTACTACGACCGACCAGGGCTCACCGCCGAGCGTTTCCTGCCCGATCCGCTGGGGCCTCCCGGCAGTCGGATGTATCGGACGGGCGATCTCGCGCGCTTTCGCCCCGATGGGAACCTCGACTACCTGGGCCGCGTCGATCAGCAGGTGAAGATCCGTGGCTTCCGCGTGGAGCTGGCCGAGGTCGAGGCCGTGTTGGCGGCGTATCCCGGCATCCGTGAATGCGCGGTCTCCGACAAAGCGGATCCAACGACGGGCGGAAAGCGCTTGGTCGCCTATGTCGTTCCGCGCACGGACGACCTTTCGATTCGTGAGCTCAGGGCGTTTGCGGCGGCGCGGCTACCGGACTTCATGCTCCCGAGCGCCTTCGTCACGCTCGCCGCGCTGCCCCTGTCGCCCAACAAGAAGGTGGATCGGCGCGCGCTCCCGGACCCGGATCCCTTGGCCATCCCCGAGGAAGACGACGTGGCGCCCAAGTCCCCGCTGGAGCTCCTGCTCATGCGGCTCTTCTCCCAGGTCCTCGGCGTCCCGCGTATCGGCACGAGCAGCAGCTTCTTCGCTCTCGGCGGGCACTCGCTCTTGGCCACCCAGCTCGTCGCGCGGATCCGTGATGCGACAGGGCGAGCCGTCCCCATCAAAGCGCTGTTCGAGCATCCATCGGTCGGCGAGCTCGCGGGGGCGCTCGAGCGTCTGCCGCGAAGCAACCTTCCGCCGCTGCGTTCCGTGGATCGGGACGCGCCGCTGGCGCTGTCCTTCGCGCAGCAACGACTGTGGTTCCTCGATCAGCTCGAGACGGACAACCCCTTCTACAACATGGGGTTGGCCGTGCGTCTCACGGGGCCGCTGGACGTGGACGCACTCGAGGCCGCGCTCGGAGCCCTGGTTCTGCGACACGAATCCCTTCGCACGCGATTGCAAACGGTCGATGGCGAGCCACACCCGATCATCGATGCCTCGATCCCCGTGACGTTGGAGCGCGCTTGGCTGTCGGCGGTCGCCCCCGAGCTTCGCGAATCCGCACTTCACGCGCAGCTTCGGGAATGGGCCGATCGACCCTTCGAGCTCGCGCGCGGTCCCTTGTTCCGAGCCTCGCTCTGCGAGGTCGGATCGGGCGAGCACGTGCTGGTCCTCTCGATCCATCACGCCGCGGCGGACGGCTGGTCGCTGGAGATTCTTCGGCGTGAGCTCGCGCAGCTTTACCATGCGCGTGGGGATGCCGAGTCGGCGAAGCTTTCGCCCTTGCCCTTTCAGTACGTGGACTATGCGGCCTGGCAGCGGCAGGTCGCGGAAGGGGAGGCCTTCGAAGAGTCGCTTCGCTATTGGAAGGAGCAGCTCGCGGGTTCGCTTCCCGTGTTGGAACTCCCTTCGGATCGCGCACGGCCCGCCCGCAAGCGCTACGTGGGCGGGACGACCTCGCGACCGCTGCCGGTCTCCCTTCACGCGGCACTGCAGCAAAGCAGCACGCGCACGGGTGTGACGCCGTTCATGGTTCTATTGGCCGCCTTCGACGCGCTGATGTTCCGGCTTTCAGGGCAGTCGGATTTCGCGGTGGGCTCCCCCATTTCGGGGCGGAATCTGGCCGAGTTCGAGGGGCTGATCGGCTGCTTCGTCAACACGTTGGTGCTGCGCACGACGGTCGCCCCCCACGAGTCGTTCGAAACGCTCCTCGCGCGGGTCAAGGCGACGAGCCTTTCGGCGTACGCCCATCAGGACGTCCCCTTCGAGCGGCTGGTGGATGCCGTGAACCCCGAGCGCTCCACCAGCCATACACCGCTGTTTCAAGTGATGCTCGTGCACCACGAGACCGCGCCACTCGAGGTTTTCTCGGACCTGCGCGCCAGCCCCGTGCAGATCGAAGCGGGGACCTCCACCTTCGACCTGACGCTCACCGTCTTCACCGGGAAAGACCGATTCGAGCTCGATTGCGAATACGATTCGGATCTCTTCGACAAAGAGACGGTCGACGGTTGGCTCGCGGCGTTCGAGGTGATGCTTACCGACGCGCTTGGCGACCCCTCGCGCCGCATCGACCAACTCCGCATGTTGGACGATGCAGGCCATCGCCAGCTCTTGGCGTGGAACCGGTCGCCGCTCGAAGTCCCGCACACCGCGCGATTGGAATCTCTGATCGCGGCCGTGGCGGAGCGCACTCCCGACGCACCGGCCGTGGTCACCTTGGCCGAGAGCGTCTCCTACCGTGAGCTCGAACGCGGCGCCAACCGCATGGCGCGGCTTTTGGTGGAGCACGGCGTGTCGCACGGATCGAGGGTGGCCATCTGCTTGCCGCGCACCCCCGAGCTGCTGATGGTGCTTCTCGGCGTTCTCAAGGCGGGCGCCGCGTACGTGCCGATCGATCCGCGCTTTCCGGCCAACCGGGTCAAATGGATGCTCGAGGACTCGGCTCCGGCGGTGGCGCTCACCGTCTCCGAGTTCGCGCCGCTCATGCCCGACGGTGTGCCGACGGTCCTGCTCGATCGAAGCGACGTGTTGGGCGCATCGAGCCCCTACGATGCTGGGCCGATCCAAACCTCGGGGGACGCCGGGGCGCCATGTTACGTGCTTTACACATCGGGCTCGACCGGTTTGCCCAAGGGCGTCGTCGTATCGCACAAGGCCGTGGTGAACGTGCTTCACGCGATGGCGCACACGCTCGAACTGACCGCGGCCGATCGCTGGCTGGCGACCACCACGCTCTCGTTCGACATCTCGGTGCCGGAGTTGTATCTGCCGCTGATCCTCGGTGGTCAGGTTCTACTTCTCGAGCACGTGGGGAGCGATCCTGCGCTGCTCGAGCGCGCCATGAAGACACTTGGCCCGACCATTTTTCAGGCCACCCCGACCGCCTGGCGAATGTATCTCGACATGGGCTTTTCGGGCGTCCCCGGGCTGAAGGTGCTCTCGGGGGGCGAGAGCCTTCCGATGGATCTGGCCGTGCGGCTGCTCGAGGTGGGTGGCGAGCTGTGGAACATGTATGGTCCCACGGAGACGGCGGTCTGGTCGTCGGCGAGCCGCGTGCGCGCAGGCGACGATCGAATTGGGCTTGGCCGGCCACTCGCCAACAACACGCTGTACGTTCTCGGTCCCGATCTCGAGATGTTGCCACCGGCGGTGATCGGTGAGCTCTACATCGGTGGTGACGGTGTTGCCCTAGGGTATTTCGGCAGGCCCGGACTCACGGCCGAGCGTTTTCTGCCGGATCCTTTTTCGGCGTCGCCTGGTGCGCGCATGTATCGAACGGGCGATCGGGTGCGCCACCGCCGCTCGGGAGAGATCGAGTGGCTCGGACGCGTCGACTTTCAGCTGAAGATCCGCGGTGTTCGCGTCGAACCCGGAGAGGTCGAATCGGCCCTTCGCCAGGCGCCCGGAGTGAAAGACGTCGTGGTATCGGTCGAGACCGATGCACACGGCGTCCGGCATCTCGTGGCGTTCGTCGTTCCTGCCGGGTTGCCGATACCGGACGCGGTGCTGCGCGAGTGGCTCGGGCAGACGTTGCCCGCGTTCTTGCTCCCCACCGCCTTCGCGTCGCTGCCGGCTCTCCCGACCACGCCCAACGGCAAGATTGATCGCACCAAGCTACCGTCGCTTTTGA encodes:
- a CDS encoding amino acid adenylation domain-containing protein; protein product: MNDHKPVQDSAARRALLERRLKGKAPAVASIRISRGESTEPAPLSFAQQGLWFLEQLEPGRPTYNIADFLRVHGKLDALAFERALMQVVGRHDILRTALVTENGTASQKVLPHVHLPFERIDLRGIAREQREVAMRERALEHAREPFDLARPPLLRAALVTLDESDYVILLTAHHIVTDGWSTGVLVQEIVALYSAALEGQELRLPPLQLQYADYARWQRAPERERVYEEQLTYWRQQLSGAPAVLELPTDRPRPPAQSAAGAMHDIAIPVDLSDRLRALARREGATLFMVLLAAWKAFLAHVSGQEDIVVGTPVAGRTHRELESLIGFFVNTLPLRTAVSGDIGFRQLVSRVRETALGAYAHQDIPFERLVEALRPERALRHTPIFQVLFVLQNAPLRGLALPGASLDPLLIHNGAAHFDLVLSLDDAEPAVRGSLEYATELFDGETIAHMVAQFQRLLGAVVEAPDTPLSQLDLLDAAQRHRLLVEWAGERFGPQPHSTVVAWVESTVQRAPDAVAARLGGETLTYRELHARAHGLAEILAARGVGPDVVVGLVVERSFEMLIGMLAILRAGGAYLPIDSTYPTARIRFMLEETRAPVVLASSEVAGAVPSEWHDRLLRLDGSFLDAARGAVLGPKAANLAYVMYTSGSTGQPKGVALSHGALCNLLAWQTRTSMASAGTRTLQFASPSFDVSFQEIFSTWATAGTLVLVTEEQRTDAVALHELLESEQVERLFVPVVALRHLAQVARGLARALVLREIICAGEQLRVTDEMREFLHRVPGCRLLNHYGPTETHVATWWEQSGSVDDISAVPPIGRALHDTSVYLLDRHLKLVGVGVPGEVYLSGPGLARGYYDRPGLTAERFLPDPLGPPGSRMYRTGDLARFRPDGNLDYLGRVDQQVKIRGFRVELAEVEAVLAAYPGIRECAVSDKADPTTGGKRLVAYVVPRTDDLSIRELRAFAAARLPDFMLPSAFVTLAALPLSPNKKVDRRALPDPDPLAIPEEDDVAPKSPLELLLMRLFSQVLGVPRIGTSSSFFALGGHSLLATQLVARIRDATGRAVPIKALFEHPSVGELAGALERLPRSNLPPLRSVDRDAPLALSFAQQRLWFLDQLETDNPFYNMGLAVRLTGPLDVDALEAALGALVLRHESLRTRLQTVDGEPHPIIDASIPVTLERAWLSAVAPELRESALHAQLREWADRPFELARGPLFRASLCEVGSGEHVLVLSIHHAAADGWSLEILRRELAQLYHARGDAESAKLSPLPFQYVDYAAWQRQVAEGEAFEESLRYWKEQLAGSLPVLELPSDRARPARKRYVGGTTSRPLPVSLHAALQQSSTRTGVTPFMVLLAAFDALMFRLSGQSDFAVGSPISGRNLAEFEGLIGCFVNTLVLRTTVAPHESFETLLARVKATSLSAYAHQDVPFERLVDAVNPERSTSHTPLFQVMLVHHETAPLEVFSDLRASPVQIEAGTSTFDLTLTVFTGKDRFELDCEYDSDLFDKETVDGWLAAFEVMLTDALGDPSRRIDQLRMLDDAGHRQLLAWNRSPLEVPHTARLESLIAAVAERTPDAPAVVTLAESVSYRELERGANRMARLLVEHGVSHGSRVAICLPRTPELLMVLLGVLKAGAAYVPIDPRFPANRVKWMLEDSAPAVALTVSEFAPLMPDGVPTVLLDRSDVLGASSPYDAGPIQTSGDAGAPCYVLYTSGSTGLPKGVVVSHKAVVNVLHAMAHTLELTAADRWLATTTLSFDISVPELYLPLILGGQVLLLEHVGSDPALLERAMKTLGPTIFQATPTAWRMYLDMGFSGVPGLKVLSGGESLPMDLAVRLLEVGGELWNMYGPTETAVWSSASRVRAGDDRIGLGRPLANNTLYVLGPDLEMLPPAVIGELYIGGDGVALGYFGRPGLTAERFLPDPFSASPGARMYRTGDRVRHRRSGEIEWLGRVDFQLKIRGVRVEPGEVESALRQAPGVKDVVVSVETDAHGVRHLVAFVVPAGLPIPDAVLREWLGQTLPAFLLPTAFASLPALPTTPNGKIDRTKLPSLLTSTDEGDGALAEEGDPESRLLAIWRAALGRPTLDVDTNLFGAGADSLAVARAVARGREAGMLFGVRDAFEHPNVRALARVARRSAAEPRVLPAAADGGARDLSLTPMQRGLLFHATSSPQAHEYVEQYLYRLTRAVAPDVLEQAWSVVQARHEVLRARMAWHDREGVIFHVPEESGVQIAWNDDDRPMAAICEDDLASPLDYERGPLFRLRALRRSNGEVWLLWTLHHAILDGSSAATVLSEVARLCEAWSSGQNVHLPPAYPYSEFVTWQSAYDLSAARAYFRARLPDGRIGGRLFGSTEPLRVRPEGATYGQVSASLGRERSAALAQLAASANLTLATLFQGLWGVLLARHSGEERVTFGTLVSGRSCPLPAMDERVGLFINTLPATISLRDAGSALEWFSQLQAELLALREFEGVPLASIHGWLGGVAGQLPFESVFVFDPEARPGTDPSRALFELLRPPVPRTGYPLHVAVYPGQAIELVLTFDEASFSSDRLNALLARGLVFIDALLAEPRAPLSELTMLPSEELEQVVRGFNATEFAGALACVHDLISAQAARAPDAVALVFEGEVLSYAQLDAHSDAVADRLLAVGVEPDDRVALFFERSLEMVVAILGVLKAGAAYLPLDTAHPIARSRAILEEARPRVLLTSTLLAPRLQSLEIGLLELDVSGPPPPRQNATLPKVSVQNLAYVLYTSGSTGTPKGSLLEHGGLHNRLRWMQSRFHLTPRDRVLQKTPYTFDVSVWEFLWPLMMGARLVLARPDGHRDPGYLRALIEREGITIVHFVPSMLRSFLDGHGQQGPKLASLRAVVCSGEALSGDLQARFFEQMDAPLYNLYGPTEASIDVSAWECRRSDGTNAVPIGRPIDNTELYIVDPFMNPVPVGVPGELLIGGVQLARGYIARPGLTSAQFVPDPFSGRAGARLYRTGDLARFREDGAIEFLGRRDQQVKLRGLRVELAEIEAVLRSHPSVRDCVLVAHEHAPGDVRLVAYVAQASGQHLPQSGDVG